The following proteins come from a genomic window of Pyxidicoccus sp. MSG2:
- a CDS encoding TPM domain-containing protein: protein MLKSLLLLLLPVFLLGATPVVDRPVVDTSGRLSPADKEAVATELVRLREETGAQMAVLMVDTTGGVPIEDYALQVAAAWKGGGRGQDNGLLLVLAVNDRRQRLEVGYGLEEHLPDDAVRTLLDAQGPLLRQGDYRGALLAVVQGVRLRLPNADGVVENQVPSTAPKAGEAFVGLLVGGLLMGMLLGQCVGAWRKRLGTVKLAWAVGALVVLPLGTITLATWSSQHPTVHFLGTFVIFATVFCLLTLVGIHASRVLAFLLGGIQLLTGLFIGTMMPSPGVLDMLGLTVFTSACISFVPFLVWAFIWGVNRADRSGSSSSSGDSSPSSWSGASSPSSWSDSSSSSSSWSDSSSSDSSSSSSSSSDSSWSGGGGDFGGGGSNSSW from the coding sequence ATGCTGAAGTCTCTGTTGTTGCTGCTGCTGCCCGTGTTCCTGCTCGGCGCCACGCCCGTCGTGGACCGGCCCGTGGTGGACACGAGCGGGCGGCTGTCCCCCGCTGACAAAGAAGCCGTGGCCACCGAGCTCGTCCGCCTGCGCGAGGAGACGGGCGCGCAGATGGCGGTGCTCATGGTGGACACCACCGGCGGGGTGCCCATCGAGGACTATGCCCTGCAGGTTGCCGCGGCGTGGAAGGGCGGCGGTAGGGGCCAGGACAACGGGCTGCTGCTCGTGCTCGCGGTGAATGACCGGCGCCAACGGCTGGAGGTGGGCTACGGGCTGGAGGAGCACCTGCCCGACGACGCCGTGCGCACGCTGCTCGACGCACAGGGGCCGCTGCTGCGACAGGGGGACTACCGGGGCGCGCTGCTGGCGGTGGTGCAGGGCGTGCGCCTGCGCCTCCCGAATGCCGACGGCGTGGTGGAGAACCAGGTGCCGTCGACCGCCCCGAAAGCGGGTGAGGCCTTCGTGGGGCTGCTGGTCGGCGGGCTCCTCATGGGCATGCTGTTGGGGCAGTGCGTGGGAGCGTGGCGGAAGCGGCTGGGCACCGTGAAGCTGGCCTGGGCCGTGGGCGCGCTCGTGGTGCTGCCTCTGGGGACCATCACCCTCGCGACCTGGTCGAGCCAGCACCCCACCGTGCACTTCCTGGGAACCTTCGTCATCTTCGCGACGGTGTTCTGCCTGCTCACGCTCGTCGGCATCCACGCTTCCCGGGTGCTGGCGTTCCTCCTGGGCGGGATCCAGCTCCTGACCGGCCTGTTCATTGGCACGATGATGCCCAGCCCCGGCGTGCTGGACATGCTCGGCCTCACGGTCTTCACCAGTGCCTGCATCAGCTTCGTCCCCTTCCTCGTCTGGGCCTTCATCTGGGGCGTCAACAGAGCGGACCGCTCGGGCAGCTCCTCGTCCTCGGGTGACTCCTCGCCTTCTTCCTGGAGCGGCGCGTCCTCGCCTTCTTCCTGGAGCGACTCGTCCTCGTCTTCTTCTTCCTGGAGCGACTCGTCCTCGAGCGACTCGTCCTCGTCCAGCAG
- the queD gene encoding 6-carboxytetrahydropterin synthase QueD, which yields MSASHPRSGDALDIFKEFTFEAAHRLPNVPPNHKCSRLHGHSYRVEIHVRGPVGERTGWVMDFSDIKEAFEPVRMRLDHYYLNEIEGLDNPTSENLSRWIWKRLRPTLPQLSRVVVRETCTSGCIYQGEDD from the coding sequence ATGAGCGCGTCCCACCCGCGGTCAGGAGACGCCTTGGACATCTTCAAGGAATTCACCTTCGAGGCGGCCCACCGGCTGCCCAATGTGCCCCCCAACCACAAGTGCAGCCGGCTTCACGGGCACAGCTACCGGGTGGAAATCCACGTGCGCGGCCCCGTGGGCGAGCGCACCGGCTGGGTGATGGACTTCTCCGACATCAAGGAGGCCTTCGAGCCCGTCCGGATGCGGCTGGACCACTACTACCTCAACGAGATCGAGGGCCTGGACAACCCCACCAGCGAGAACCTGTCGCGGTGGATCTGGAAGCGGCTGCGGCCCACGCTCCCGCAGCTCAGCCGCGTCGTCGTCCGTGAGACGTGCACCAGTGGGTGCATCTACCAGGGTGAGGACGACTAG
- a CDS encoding right-handed parallel beta-helix repeat-containing protein gives MRQRFPLIPALCSAVLLSSVACNGKGDLSQDTGAYPTPGQAPSTETPPVIQPDLPGSSDDDETPTPPEDSDPSPVPLPIPDLPGDPTPTPTPTPTPTPTPTPTPPPAPEFSRILWVATNGSDSASGTQGAPLRTVTKALSLLKPGEAVYLKAGTWSERLKLEEKGGSEASPLTVKAAPGATVVLKPSGSGSALVDVRGAYWRIEGMTLDLAGDASFAVLWRGVGSHHGVLRGCTVKNGTAGAGVNVGEKAADVLIENNVISNFTRGTDDSHGVILQTTSKNVVVRGNDIHHNSGDAVQCIGPEGGATVSGTPFDNLLVEDNELHENRENGADIKTCTRVTLRGNIVWGHKSSTTSRGEGVVVHLSAKDVTLEDNVFYNNGRAISIGGVRVDAPPTNITIRRNLVRDALGGSEEGSGIRVDTSINVKVQQNTVWNVPGPCLIFGHGDTGPSATLDVRNNVFAGCGVAARGGPERTNTVVESNLYFRSGGAAVFRLNGVDMDFTDWKAGSGLDRRSLEKSPAFLNIDTGDFRLGASSPARNVGASLGLTYCGAAPDLGAFESDCP, from the coding sequence ATGCGCCAACGGTTTCCGCTGATACCGGCCCTCTGCTCCGCTGTCCTGCTTTCCTCCGTCGCCTGCAATGGCAAGGGAGACCTCTCCCAAGACACCGGCGCATACCCGACTCCGGGCCAGGCCCCTTCGACGGAGACGCCCCCGGTCATCCAGCCCGACCTTCCTGGCAGCTCTGACGACGACGAGACGCCGACCCCGCCGGAAGACTCCGACCCGTCCCCCGTCCCGCTCCCCATCCCGGACCTGCCGGGCGACCCCACCCCGACGCCGACGCCCACCCCGACGCCGACTCCTACCCCCACGCCCACGCCCCCTCCGGCACCGGAGTTCTCGCGCATCCTCTGGGTGGCCACCAACGGCAGCGACAGCGCGTCCGGCACGCAGGGCGCACCGCTGCGCACGGTGACGAAGGCGCTGTCACTGCTCAAGCCGGGCGAGGCCGTGTACCTCAAGGCCGGCACCTGGTCGGAGCGTCTCAAGCTGGAGGAGAAGGGCGGCTCGGAGGCGTCGCCGCTCACCGTGAAGGCCGCGCCCGGCGCCACGGTGGTGCTCAAGCCGTCGGGCAGCGGGTCCGCGCTGGTGGACGTGCGGGGTGCGTACTGGCGCATCGAAGGGATGACGCTCGACCTGGCGGGGGATGCCTCCTTCGCGGTGTTGTGGCGGGGCGTGGGCTCGCACCACGGCGTGCTTCGCGGCTGCACGGTGAAGAACGGCACCGCGGGCGCGGGCGTCAACGTGGGCGAGAAGGCCGCCGACGTGCTCATCGAGAACAACGTCATCAGCAACTTCACCCGAGGCACCGACGACAGCCACGGCGTCATCCTGCAGACCACGTCCAAGAACGTGGTGGTGCGTGGCAATGACATCCACCACAACTCCGGGGACGCGGTGCAGTGCATCGGCCCCGAGGGCGGCGCCACCGTCTCCGGCACGCCCTTCGATAACCTCCTGGTGGAGGACAACGAGCTGCACGAGAACCGGGAGAACGGCGCGGACATCAAGACGTGCACGCGCGTCACCCTGCGCGGCAACATCGTCTGGGGCCACAAGTCCTCCACGACGTCGCGCGGCGAGGGCGTGGTGGTGCACCTGTCCGCGAAGGACGTCACGCTGGAGGACAACGTCTTCTACAACAACGGCCGCGCCATCAGCATCGGCGGCGTGCGCGTGGACGCGCCTCCCACCAACATCACCATCCGCCGCAACCTCGTCCGCGACGCGCTCGGCGGCAGCGAGGAGGGCAGCGGCATCCGCGTGGACACCTCCATCAACGTGAAGGTGCAGCAGAACACCGTGTGGAACGTGCCGGGCCCGTGCCTCATCTTCGGCCACGGCGACACCGGCCCCAGCGCCACCCTGGACGTGCGCAACAACGTCTTCGCCGGCTGCGGCGTGGCGGCACGCGGCGGGCCGGAGCGCACCAACACCGTGGTGGAATCCAATCTGTATTTCCGCTCCGGGGGCGCGGCCGTCTTCCGCCTGAATGGCGTGGACATGGACTTCACGGACTGGAAGGCGGGCAGCGGCCTGGACCGCCGCTCGCTGGAGAAGTCGCCGGCCTTCCTCAACATCGACACCGGCGACTTCCGCCTCGGTGCCAGCTCGCCTGCCCGCAACGTGGGGGCTTCGCTGGGGTTGACGTACTGCGGTGCCGCGCCGGACCTGGGTGCCTTCGAGTCGGACTGCCCCTGA